Proteins co-encoded in one Arachis hypogaea cultivar Tifrunner chromosome 13, arahy.Tifrunner.gnm2.J5K5, whole genome shotgun sequence genomic window:
- the LOC112737807 gene encoding protein MICRORCHIDIA 6 isoform X1, protein MGGIEIIDLSSDDEIEKVIPIAVKQEPDLVLDVKQEKSTNKGQLANRNGSRIHSVRQDSENNIFSSSPRNGLVANQGLPPGDDSDISYASPICAAPLTRQFWKAGTYDDGPACKKVTVQNAKNYLHVHPMFLHSNATSHKWAFGAIAELLDNAVDEIQNGATFVLVDKTSNPKDGSPALLIQDDGGGMDPEAMRHCMSFGFSDKKSKLAIGQYGNGFKTSTMRLGADVMVFSRHMSNGVLTQSIGLLSYTFLVQEKLDRIVVPMVNYEFNSSTGSLEILNGKEHFVTNLSLILRWSPYSSEEELLGQFNDVGFHGTKVIIYNLWLNDDGNLELDFDTDPEDIRIAGDVRKIDTIPAWREANEKHIAHRFRFCLRVYMSILYLRIPESFRMFLRGVVVQPHNIADDLKYPEFILYKPQVGGTVEATVVTTVGFLKEAPRVIMHGFNVYHKSRLILPFWQVVNYLDSRGRGVVGILQADFVEPTHNKQDFEKTSLFQKLEARLKEMTWEYWDVHCRLLGYREKYPVPKAKQAELNRNSYYVDAKAANENAELRKRTMRNTSEQGSNNKRKIYESVDLHNSKKHAKEENIKGVGLSQNMQVIPSPMEQVLDQETLTLLEENQKLQTKCLESEKIQEELNLKVTDLRSKIEEARGQHNLLLAQLQLLDVKD, encoded by the exons ATGGGAGGCATAGAAATTATTGATTTATCTAGCGATGATGAGATTGAAAAGGTTATTCCTATAGCGGTGAAGCAGGAGCCAGATCTTGTTTTGGATGTAAAGCAAGAAAAATCGACTAATAAAGGTCAACTGGCCAATCGAAATGGATCTCGCATTCATTCTGTTCGACAAGATtctgaaaataatattttctctagtaGTCCAAGGAACGGCCTGGTAGCTAATCAGGGGTTGCCACCAGGTGATGATTCAGACATTTCTTATGCGTCACCCATTTGTGCAGCACCCCTTACTAGGCAGTTTTGGAAAGCTGGGACTTACGATGATGGGCCTGCTTGTAAAAAAGTCACAGTCCAAA atGCCAAAAACTATCTACATGTACACCCTATGTTCCTTCACTCAAATGCAACTTCACATAAGTGGGCATTTGGTG CCATAGCAGAGCTTCTCGATAATGCAGTTGATGAG ATCCAAAATGGGGCTACCTTTGTCCTTGTAGATAAaacttcaaatccaaaggatggaAGTCCAGCATTGCTGATTCAAG ATGATGGTGGTGGAATGGATCCAGAAGCAATGAGGCATTGCATGAGTTTTGGATTTTCAGATAAGAAGTCAAAGCTGGCTATTGGGCAGT ATGGTAATGGCTTTAAGACCAGTACTATGAGGCTTGGGGCTGATGTCATGGTCTTCAGTCGGCATATGAGTAATGG GGTATTGACGCAAAGCATTGGACTTCTGTCATATACATTTTTGGTGCAAGAAAAGCTTGACAGAATAGTAGTACCCATG GTAAACTATGAGTTTAATTCATCAACTGGATCATTGGAGATATTAAATGGCAAAGAGCATTTTGTCACCAATTTATCTTTGATTTTGCGCTGGTCTCCATACTCATCAGAAGAGGAACTTCTTGGACAA TTTAATGACGTTGGATTTCATGGTACTAAAGTCATTATCTACAACTTGTGGCTCAATGATGATGGGAACTTGGAGCTAGATTTTGATACGGATCCCGAG GATATACGAATTGCTGGGGATGTAAGGAAGATTGACACAATTCCTGCCTGGAGGGAAGCAAATGAGAAACATATTGCTCATCGGTTCCGTTTCTGTTTACGT GTTTATATGTCAATATTGTACTTGCGGATACCAGAAAGTTTTCGTATGTTTTTGAGAGGCGTAGTTGTGCAGCCACATAACATTGCTGATGATCTTAAATATCCAGAATTTATCTTGTATAAACCACAAGTTGGTGGAACTGTGGAG GCAACAGTTGTGACAACAGTTGGATTCCTTAAGGAAGCTCCTCGAGTCATTATGCACGGTTTCAATGTATATCACAAAAGTCGGCTAATACTG CCATTTTGGCAGGTTGTGAACTATTTAGACAGTAGAGGCAGAGGAGTTGTTG GTATCCTGCAAGCGGATTTTGTTGAGCCAACTCATAATAAGCAAGATTTTGAGAAAACTTCTTTGTTTCAAAAGCTTGAAGCACGATTGAAGGAAATGACATGGGAATACTG GGACGTGCATTGTAGATTGCTCGGGTATCGCGAAAAATATCCAGTTCCTAAAGCGAAACAAGCCGAACTCAATAGAAATTCCTACTATGTTGATGCTAAAGCAGCAAATGAAAATGCTGAACTACGCAAGAGAACCATGCGAAACACATCTGAGCAAG GATCTAATAACAAGAGGAAGATATATGAATCGGTAGACCTCCATAATTCGAAAAAGCATGCAAAGGAAGAGAATATTAAAGGTGTTGGCTTATCTCAGAATATGCAG GTTATTCCGTCTCCAATGGAGCAGGTGCTAGACCAAGAGACCTTAACATTGTTGGAAGAAAACCAGAAACTACAGACAAA ATGTTTGGAATCTGAAAAGATACAAGAAGAACTTAATCTTAAG GTAACAGATCTTAGAAGTAAAATAGAAGAAGCTAGAGGGCAGCATAATCTACTATTGGCTCAACTACAACTGCTAGATGTGAAAGATTAG
- the LOC112737807 gene encoding protein MICRORCHIDIA 6 isoform X2 — MLTWYAKNYLHVHPMFLHSNATSHKWAFGAIAELLDNAVDEIQNGATFVLVDKTSNPKDGSPALLIQDDGGGMDPEAMRHCMSFGFSDKKSKLAIGQYGNGFKTSTMRLGADVMVFSRHMSNGVLTQSIGLLSYTFLVQEKLDRIVVPMVNYEFNSSTGSLEILNGKEHFVTNLSLILRWSPYSSEEELLGQFNDVGFHGTKVIIYNLWLNDDGNLELDFDTDPEDIRIAGDVRKIDTIPAWREANEKHIAHRFRFCLRVYMSILYLRIPESFRMFLRGVVVQPHNIADDLKYPEFILYKPQVGGTVEATVVTTVGFLKEAPRVIMHGFNVYHKSRLILPFWQVVNYLDSRGRGVVGILQADFVEPTHNKQDFEKTSLFQKLEARLKEMTWEYWDVHCRLLGYREKYPVPKAKQAELNRNSYYVDAKAANENAELRKRTMRNTSEQGSNNKRKIYESVDLHNSKKHAKEENIKGVGLSQNMQVIPSPMEQVLDQETLTLLEENQKLQTKCLESEKIQEELNLKVTDLRSKIEEARGQHNLLLAQLQLLDVKD, encoded by the exons ATGCTGACGTGGT atGCCAAAAACTATCTACATGTACACCCTATGTTCCTTCACTCAAATGCAACTTCACATAAGTGGGCATTTGGTG CCATAGCAGAGCTTCTCGATAATGCAGTTGATGAG ATCCAAAATGGGGCTACCTTTGTCCTTGTAGATAAaacttcaaatccaaaggatggaAGTCCAGCATTGCTGATTCAAG ATGATGGTGGTGGAATGGATCCAGAAGCAATGAGGCATTGCATGAGTTTTGGATTTTCAGATAAGAAGTCAAAGCTGGCTATTGGGCAGT ATGGTAATGGCTTTAAGACCAGTACTATGAGGCTTGGGGCTGATGTCATGGTCTTCAGTCGGCATATGAGTAATGG GGTATTGACGCAAAGCATTGGACTTCTGTCATATACATTTTTGGTGCAAGAAAAGCTTGACAGAATAGTAGTACCCATG GTAAACTATGAGTTTAATTCATCAACTGGATCATTGGAGATATTAAATGGCAAAGAGCATTTTGTCACCAATTTATCTTTGATTTTGCGCTGGTCTCCATACTCATCAGAAGAGGAACTTCTTGGACAA TTTAATGACGTTGGATTTCATGGTACTAAAGTCATTATCTACAACTTGTGGCTCAATGATGATGGGAACTTGGAGCTAGATTTTGATACGGATCCCGAG GATATACGAATTGCTGGGGATGTAAGGAAGATTGACACAATTCCTGCCTGGAGGGAAGCAAATGAGAAACATATTGCTCATCGGTTCCGTTTCTGTTTACGT GTTTATATGTCAATATTGTACTTGCGGATACCAGAAAGTTTTCGTATGTTTTTGAGAGGCGTAGTTGTGCAGCCACATAACATTGCTGATGATCTTAAATATCCAGAATTTATCTTGTATAAACCACAAGTTGGTGGAACTGTGGAG GCAACAGTTGTGACAACAGTTGGATTCCTTAAGGAAGCTCCTCGAGTCATTATGCACGGTTTCAATGTATATCACAAAAGTCGGCTAATACTG CCATTTTGGCAGGTTGTGAACTATTTAGACAGTAGAGGCAGAGGAGTTGTTG GTATCCTGCAAGCGGATTTTGTTGAGCCAACTCATAATAAGCAAGATTTTGAGAAAACTTCTTTGTTTCAAAAGCTTGAAGCACGATTGAAGGAAATGACATGGGAATACTG GGACGTGCATTGTAGATTGCTCGGGTATCGCGAAAAATATCCAGTTCCTAAAGCGAAACAAGCCGAACTCAATAGAAATTCCTACTATGTTGATGCTAAAGCAGCAAATGAAAATGCTGAACTACGCAAGAGAACCATGCGAAACACATCTGAGCAAG GATCTAATAACAAGAGGAAGATATATGAATCGGTAGACCTCCATAATTCGAAAAAGCATGCAAAGGAAGAGAATATTAAAGGTGTTGGCTTATCTCAGAATATGCAG GTTATTCCGTCTCCAATGGAGCAGGTGCTAGACCAAGAGACCTTAACATTGTTGGAAGAAAACCAGAAACTACAGACAAA ATGTTTGGAATCTGAAAAGATACAAGAAGAACTTAATCTTAAG GTAACAGATCTTAGAAGTAAAATAGAAGAAGCTAGAGGGCAGCATAATCTACTATTGGCTCAACTACAACTGCTAGATGTGAAAGATTAG